A genomic stretch from Chitinophaga agri includes:
- a CDS encoding porin family protein: protein MAIICLPLLYSGIARGQFLMDMIDTTTSVGKGMFSLYQKYDAVRFSGYIQPQFQYATDKGINSYAGGNFPNEVDNRFTLRRGRFRLDYTRYNDKQMPMVQFAFQFDGTERGVFIRDFYGRIFENKWNNFSLTAGMFARPISYEVNLSSGDRETPERGRMSQILMRTERDIGAMVTYEPRRADHPLKFLKIDAGFFNGQGLTATSDFDSHKDFITRWAVKPIKLNSRNWRLSGAVSMLYGGMEQFTRYIYKTGVQSGKPAYYVDSTATNMGKIAPRHYYGADLQLRIPNGKNKGATEFRLEYLCGTQTATASTTETPGTIPVSGGVNAPLYVRRFNGAYLYFMQNLGNPRDLLVIKYDWYDPNKKAAGLEIGAPGSGMSAADIRYNTLGLGYVHYFNPNMKVMLYYDIVKNESTALEGYTEDLHDNVFTCRLQYRF from the coding sequence ATGGCAATCATTTGCTTGCCTTTGTTATACTCCGGCATTGCCCGGGGGCAGTTTCTGATGGACATGATCGATACTACGACCAGCGTGGGTAAAGGCATGTTCTCACTGTATCAGAAGTATGATGCCGTGCGTTTTAGCGGCTACATCCAGCCACAGTTTCAATATGCCACAGACAAGGGTATTAACAGCTATGCCGGTGGTAACTTCCCGAATGAGGTAGATAATAGGTTCACACTGCGCCGTGGACGTTTCCGTCTGGACTACACCAGGTATAACGACAAGCAAATGCCCATGGTACAGTTTGCTTTTCAGTTTGACGGTACGGAAAGAGGAGTGTTCATCCGAGACTTCTATGGTCGTATTTTCGAGAATAAATGGAATAATTTCTCATTGACAGCGGGAATGTTCGCCCGTCCGATCAGTTATGAGGTGAACCTTTCTTCCGGCGACCGTGAGACGCCGGAGCGTGGTCGCATGTCACAGATCCTGATGCGGACTGAACGTGATATCGGCGCGATGGTGACATATGAGCCCCGCCGTGCTGATCATCCCCTGAAGTTCCTGAAGATAGATGCTGGTTTCTTCAATGGGCAGGGTTTGACAGCTACCAGTGACTTTGACAGCCATAAAGACTTTATTACCCGCTGGGCGGTGAAACCTATAAAACTAAATAGCAGGAACTGGCGTTTATCAGGCGCTGTTTCCATGTTGTATGGGGGAATGGAACAGTTTACCCGGTATATTTATAAAACGGGTGTGCAGTCCGGAAAACCGGCTTATTATGTCGATTCAACCGCGACTAATATGGGTAAGATCGCTCCGAGACATTACTATGGGGCTGACCTGCAATTGCGGATTCCAAATGGTAAGAATAAAGGGGCCACTGAGTTCAGGCTGGAGTATCTGTGTGGTACGCAAACAGCCACCGCTTCTACCACTGAAACACCGGGTACCATCCCTGTCAGTGGAGGAGTGAATGCTCCGCTATACGTGCGTAGGTTCAATGGCGCTTATCTGTATTTTATGCAGAACCTGGGTAATCCAAGAGACCTTCTGGTGATCAAATACGACTGGTATGACCCCAACAAGAAGGCGGCAGGGCTGGAGATCGGCGCACCCGGCAGCGGAATGAGTGCTGCGGATATCCGTTACAATACCCTGGGTCTGGGATATGTGCATTATTTCAATCCCAATATGAAGGTGATGTTATACTATGATATTGTGAAGAATGAGTCGACTGCCCTGGAGGGGTATACGGAAGACCTGCATGATAATGTGTTCACCTGCAGGTTGCAATACCGCTTTTAA
- a CDS encoding DUF1003 domain-containing protein: MQTFTSDLSGKTYPSSEKVHCRSISKNVMELLQKDHPHITSKSHLAVSEINEYRQKYLEHLFAREIGELTEMEKMVLEKLKEHQTLTDKLEDSDSTSAFTVGQRVADKIATFGGSWTFIISFLVFILLWMAVNIYWLANKAFDPYPFILLNLILSCLAALQAPVIMMSQNRQEEKDRQRAKNDYMINLKSELEVRILHEKIDHLILHQQQDMMEIQQTQLEMLNEVNLALKKIAGNNNNHKHTNEKPV; encoded by the coding sequence ATGCAGACCTTTACCAGTGATCTGAGCGGGAAAACATACCCATCGTCTGAGAAAGTCCATTGCCGCAGCATCAGCAAAAATGTAATGGAACTTTTACAGAAAGATCATCCCCATATTACCAGCAAATCCCATCTGGCCGTTTCCGAAATCAACGAATACCGGCAGAAGTACCTGGAACACCTGTTCGCAAGGGAAATAGGCGAGCTCACAGAAATGGAAAAGATGGTACTGGAAAAGCTCAAAGAGCATCAGACCCTGACCGACAAACTGGAGGACAGTGACAGTACCAGTGCTTTTACCGTAGGGCAGCGTGTGGCTGACAAAATAGCCACCTTTGGCGGTAGCTGGACATTCATTATTTCTTTCCTGGTATTCATCCTGTTATGGATGGCCGTGAACATCTACTGGCTGGCTAACAAAGCCTTTGACCCCTATCCTTTTATCCTGCTGAATCTCATACTCTCCTGCCTGGCGGCCTTACAGGCGCCGGTGATCATGATGAGCCAGAACAGGCAGGAGGAGAAAGACAGGCAAAGAGCAAAAAATGACTATATGATCAACCTCAAATCTGAGCTGGAAGTAAGGATCCTGCATGAAAAAATAGACCATCTCATCCTCCATCAGCAGCAGGACATGATGGAGATCCAGCAAACGCAGCTGGAAATGCTTAATGAGGTGAACCTGGCATTAAAAAAGATCGCGGGAAATAATAATAACCATAAACATACAAATGAAAAACCTGTTTAA
- a CDS encoding sensor histidine kinase: MFKAKNLSPQKLAGFTALILSAIITLGTLFINAPWKVVLIAFVLTFLVSYYLYLYTLQNFIYRKIKLIYKFIYQTKASKREEFFNKNILPLKTIEEVSEDVEKWASQKKEELDNLRRNEEFRKEFLLNLSHELKTPIFAVQGYIHTLLDGALEDPAVNKVFLKNATKNIDRLCRLIDDLDEISKLESGEMTINSENFVIQDLLKDVFDTLSLKANTKGIKFNVKKGCEAPIHVLADKEKVRQVLINLVDNSIKYGRTDGHTVASIYVMDDRRVLIEISDDGIGIAEEHLPRVFERFYRTDRARSRDIGGTGLGLAIVKHIIEAHGQTINIRSKPEIGSTFGFTLESGE, translated from the coding sequence ATGTTTAAAGCCAAGAATCTTTCTCCGCAAAAACTGGCAGGTTTTACTGCCCTTATCCTTTCAGCTATCATTACGCTGGGCACATTGTTTATCAATGCTCCCTGGAAAGTGGTCCTGATCGCATTTGTCCTGACCTTCCTGGTCTCTTATTACCTGTACCTGTATACGTTACAGAACTTTATTTACAGGAAGATAAAACTCATTTACAAATTCATCTACCAGACCAAAGCTTCTAAACGTGAAGAGTTCTTCAACAAGAATATACTTCCGCTTAAAACGATTGAGGAAGTCAGTGAAGATGTGGAAAAATGGGCCAGCCAGAAGAAGGAGGAACTCGATAATCTCCGCCGCAATGAAGAGTTCCGTAAAGAGTTCCTGCTGAACCTCAGCCATGAACTGAAAACGCCCATCTTCGCTGTACAGGGTTACATCCATACGCTATTGGATGGGGCACTGGAAGATCCGGCTGTTAATAAAGTGTTCCTGAAAAACGCTACCAAGAATATTGACCGGCTTTGCCGCCTCATTGACGACCTGGACGAGATATCGAAACTGGAAAGTGGTGAAATGACCATCAACAGTGAGAACTTTGTGATCCAGGACCTGCTGAAGGACGTCTTTGATACACTCTCTCTCAAAGCCAATACCAAAGGTATTAAGTTCAATGTGAAAAAAGGCTGCGAAGCGCCTATTCACGTACTGGCAGACAAGGAAAAGGTAAGGCAGGTACTGATCAACCTCGTAGACAACTCTATCAAATACGGCCGTACTGACGGCCATACCGTCGCCAGCATCTATGTGATGGATGATAGACGTGTACTGATCGAAATATCGGATGATGGTATCGGTATCGCTGAAGAGCACCTCCCCCGTGTATTTGAACGATTCTACCGCACAGACAGAGCGCGCAGCCGTGATATAGGTGGTACCGGTCTCGGACTTGCGATCGTAAAACATATCATCGAAGCCCACGGACAGACGATCAACATCCGTAGTAAACCAGAAATAGGTTCTACTTTCGGCTTTACACTGGAATCGGGAGAATAA
- a CDS encoding MBOAT family O-acyltransferase: MIDVDIHKLLNLLVYNPEKPILLNSAFFLYFFTAFLLLYLAVGRSKEGRVAVFTIFSLYFFYMACGLYVGLVIISAIVDFNLSRWIYYSENQRKRKLLLILSIVLNLGLLFYFKYTDFFIGIVNDVTNGDIPFLKLLLPIGISFYTFENLSYTVDVYRREFKPVDNFMDYLFFLSFFPKLMMGPIVRAHDFIPQISKPYELNSEDIGKGIYLIMAGLFKKMVISDYINENFVQYIFDDPSKHTGLECLLGVYGYALIIYCDFSGYSDIAIGIARWTGFKIPPNFDSPYQSSNITEFWRRWHISLSSWLRDYLYIPLGGNRKGKVRQYINLSLTMLIGGFWHGASWNFIFWGAMHGAALAVDKVRLDWLKARGGGSTGWVGTIMKVGGVIITFHFVCFCWVFFKASTFHDAWSLLHQVAFDFQPEVWLELYNGYTTVFWVMLLGFILHFLPKRVETFTELALARVPLVGNVAIMVVFFYVLNQIMSLETMMPIYLQF, from the coding sequence ATGATCGATGTAGATATTCATAAGCTGCTGAATCTCCTCGTGTATAATCCGGAGAAACCTATACTGTTAAACAGCGCTTTTTTTCTTTATTTCTTCACAGCTTTTCTCCTGTTATATCTGGCAGTAGGGAGAAGCAAGGAAGGGAGAGTGGCCGTGTTCACCATATTTTCCCTGTACTTCTTTTACATGGCCTGCGGACTGTATGTAGGTCTCGTGATCATCTCGGCAATCGTTGACTTTAACCTGTCGCGCTGGATCTATTATTCTGAAAATCAGCGCAAACGGAAATTGTTGCTGATACTCAGTATCGTGCTGAACCTCGGCCTGTTATTCTATTTCAAATACACGGACTTCTTCATCGGTATCGTCAATGATGTGACAAATGGAGATATCCCATTCCTGAAACTGCTGTTACCGATCGGTATTTCCTTCTATACATTTGAAAACCTGAGTTACACAGTGGATGTATACAGGAGAGAATTTAAACCGGTAGACAATTTTATGGACTACCTGTTCTTCCTGTCGTTCTTTCCAAAACTGATGATGGGACCGATTGTAAGGGCGCATGACTTCATTCCGCAGATCTCCAAACCCTATGAGCTGAACTCGGAAGATATCGGAAAGGGTATCTATCTGATCATGGCGGGCTTATTCAAGAAGATGGTGATCTCGGATTACATCAATGAGAACTTTGTACAATACATATTTGATGATCCTTCCAAGCATACGGGGCTGGAATGTCTGTTAGGGGTATATGGGTATGCGCTTATCATCTATTGCGACTTTTCCGGATATTCTGATATTGCTATAGGTATCGCCCGCTGGACCGGGTTTAAGATCCCGCCTAACTTCGATTCTCCTTACCAGAGTTCCAATATCACAGAGTTCTGGCGTCGCTGGCATATTTCATTGTCTTCCTGGCTGAGAGACTACCTGTACATTCCATTGGGTGGTAACAGGAAGGGAAAGGTGCGTCAGTACATTAATCTGTCACTCACAATGCTGATCGGCGGTTTCTGGCATGGTGCGAGCTGGAACTTTATTTTCTGGGGAGCGATGCATGGCGCTGCGCTGGCTGTGGATAAAGTGAGACTGGACTGGCTGAAGGCACGTGGAGGCGGTTCAACCGGATGGGTAGGCACCATTATGAAAGTAGGCGGTGTCATTATCACCTTCCATTTTGTATGTTTCTGTTGGGTATTCTTTAAAGCCAGCACCTTCCATGATGCCTGGTCGCTTCTGCATCAGGTAGCTTTTGACTTCCAGCCTGAAGTATGGTTAGAGTTGTATAACGGGTATACCACGGTATTCTGGGTAATGTTACTGGGCTTCATATTGCATTTCCTGCCTAAGCGTGTGGAAACATTTACAGAACTGGCACTGGCAAGGGTACCACTGGTGGGCAATGTGGCTATCATGGTGGTATTTTTCTATGTGCTTAATCAGATCATGTCTCTGGAGACCATGATGCCGATCTATTTGCAGTTTTAA
- the aspS gene encoding aspartate--tRNA ligase produces MYRTHTCGELRLEHQGTQVSMSGWVQTIRKFGSITFVDLRDRYGVTQLLLGESFNAQLDAQPLGREFVLQAKGTVTERSNKNPNMPTGDIEITVSELNILNAAKTPPFTIQDDTDGGDELRMKYRYLDLRRNIVKQNLELRYRVNRAARNYLDSRGFMDIETPFLIKSTPEGARDFVVPSRMNANEFYALPQSPQTFKQLLMVSGYDRYYQIVKCFRDEDLRADRQPEFTQIDCEMSFVDQEDILTNFEDMLKHIFMEIKGISFEGQFPRMTWDDAMEFYGNDKPDIRFDMKLVNFNSIAKGNNFKVFDDAELVVAICAKGCAEYTRKQLDELTEWVKRPQIGMSGLIYARYNADGTIKSSVDKFFDEEKLKGWAEKCQAEPGDLILVLAGKEERTRKAMSELRLEMGERLGLRDKNVFKPLWVIDFPLFEYAEEENRWVARHHPFTSPKPEHIEWMNDLSKYADIKANAYDIVLNGTEVGGGSIRIFQRDLQEKMFAALGMSAEEADHKFGFLLGAFEYGAPPHGGIAFGFDRLCSLLGGSETIRDFIAFPKNNSGRDVMLDAPSAIDQAQLNELKIGLVK; encoded by the coding sequence ATGTACAGAACGCACACTTGCGGCGAGCTACGACTGGAGCATCAGGGCACACAGGTATCAATGTCTGGCTGGGTTCAGACTATCAGGAAATTCGGAAGTATCACATTTGTGGACCTGCGCGACCGCTATGGCGTCACGCAGCTGTTGCTGGGAGAATCTTTCAATGCCCAGCTGGACGCGCAGCCTCTTGGCCGTGAGTTCGTTTTACAGGCAAAAGGTACCGTGACGGAGCGTTCTAATAAAAATCCAAATATGCCTACCGGTGATATTGAGATCACCGTAAGTGAGCTGAATATATTAAATGCGGCTAAGACGCCTCCTTTCACCATCCAGGATGATACTGATGGTGGAGACGAGTTGCGTATGAAATACCGTTACCTTGACTTGCGCCGTAACATCGTAAAGCAGAACCTTGAGCTGCGCTACCGTGTGAACAGGGCTGCACGTAACTATCTGGATAGCAGAGGGTTCATGGATATTGAAACTCCTTTCCTGATCAAATCTACGCCGGAAGGTGCACGCGATTTCGTCGTGCCTAGCCGTATGAATGCCAACGAGTTCTACGCATTACCACAATCTCCGCAAACCTTTAAGCAGCTGCTGATGGTGAGTGGTTATGACAGATACTACCAGATCGTAAAGTGTTTCCGCGATGAGGACTTACGTGCTGATCGTCAGCCGGAGTTCACCCAGATCGACTGTGAAATGAGCTTTGTTGATCAGGAAGACATCCTGACCAATTTTGAGGATATGCTGAAACATATCTTCATGGAGATCAAGGGTATCAGCTTCGAAGGACAGTTCCCACGTATGACCTGGGATGACGCTATGGAGTTCTATGGTAATGATAAGCCAGACATCCGCTTTGATATGAAACTGGTGAACTTCAATAGTATCGCTAAAGGCAACAACTTCAAAGTGTTTGACGACGCAGAGCTGGTTGTAGCGATCTGTGCAAAAGGTTGTGCGGAGTACACCCGTAAGCAGCTGGATGAACTGACAGAATGGGTTAAACGCCCTCAGATCGGTATGAGTGGTCTGATTTATGCGAGATATAATGCTGATGGAACAATAAAAAGCTCTGTAGATAAGTTCTTTGACGAAGAGAAGCTGAAGGGCTGGGCGGAAAAATGCCAGGCAGAACCAGGTGACCTGATCCTGGTATTAGCAGGCAAGGAAGAACGTACCCGTAAGGCAATGAGTGAGTTACGTCTGGAAATGGGCGAACGTCTGGGGCTGAGAGACAAAAATGTATTTAAGCCACTGTGGGTGATTGACTTCCCGCTGTTTGAATACGCAGAAGAGGAAAACCGCTGGGTAGCCCGCCACCATCCATTTACATCTCCTAAACCGGAACATATTGAATGGATGAATGATCTGTCAAAATATGCAGACATCAAGGCGAATGCTTACGATATCGTACTGAACGGTACAGAAGTGGGCGGTGGCTCCATCCGTATCTTCCAGCGTGATCTGCAGGAGAAAATGTTTGCAGCATTGGGCATGAGCGCTGAAGAAGCAGACCATAAATTTGGCTTCCTCCTGGGTGCCTTTGAATACGGCGCACCACCGCATGGAGGTATTGCCTTCGGTTTTGACCGCCTGTGTTCGTTGCTGGGTGGAAGTGAAACAATACGAGATTTCATAGCATTCCCTAAGAATAATTCCGGTCGTGATGTCATGCTGGATGCGCCTAGCGCTATTGATCAGGCTCAGTTGAATGAGCTTAAGATCGGCCTGGTTAAATAG
- a CDS encoding GDSL-type esterase/lipase family protein, whose product MNISSWSTSKKGMISLFAGMLTTISSVAVGQVNTISQDTALYRFFRALHHADSNVVSVLHLGDSHIQAGFFPFTTAFFLQQDFGSAGRGWVFPYNLANTNGPSDYRWNSTGRWDVDKIIDRNKSTDLLGPGAMVITSRNEAPALAYSGRENDEKMDNNIRQAELFYDAGSDNSPVSIPGAGVDISATPFEGGPQTLRKASVTFPEAVQSFQVRWDRQTTQPFRFYGALLQNGNNGVLYSAVGVNGATFQQYNDNNTTLIAEMQVMQPQLVIISLGTNEAYGSLNAATFRSQLDDAVSTIRKYQPKACIVLTTPPECKRVSKKAYRRKVGKKYKTYYKIAYYPNPYIAVVTQQIMSYCRENGLACWNFNAVNKAMAAGFSGGWQGDHIHFNSRGYQLQGKLLYEALRNSYDKYLKVEKTHKNIAE is encoded by the coding sequence ATGAATATAAGCAGCTGGAGCACCAGTAAAAAAGGAATGATCAGTTTGTTTGCAGGCATGTTGACCACCATCAGCTCTGTGGCTGTTGGACAGGTGAACACAATTTCCCAGGATACGGCGTTATACCGTTTTTTCAGGGCTCTGCATCATGCTGATAGTAATGTAGTTTCTGTGCTGCACCTGGGAGACTCCCATATACAGGCAGGCTTCTTTCCGTTTACGACTGCTTTTTTCCTGCAGCAGGATTTTGGAAGCGCAGGCAGGGGATGGGTATTCCCATATAACCTGGCTAATACAAACGGTCCTTCGGACTACCGCTGGAATAGTACCGGCCGGTGGGATGTGGATAAGATCATTGACAGAAATAAGTCTACTGACCTGTTGGGACCAGGTGCAATGGTGATCACGTCTCGCAATGAGGCACCCGCACTGGCTTACAGTGGCCGGGAGAATGATGAGAAAATGGATAATAACATCCGCCAGGCGGAGTTATTCTATGATGCCGGGTCCGACAATTCACCTGTGAGTATTCCCGGAGCTGGCGTGGATATATCTGCTACACCATTCGAAGGAGGCCCACAGACACTCAGAAAGGCATCTGTTACCTTCCCGGAAGCAGTTCAGTCCTTCCAGGTGAGATGGGATCGTCAGACTACACAGCCCTTCCGCTTTTATGGCGCCTTACTCCAAAACGGGAATAACGGTGTGTTGTATAGTGCTGTAGGGGTGAATGGAGCTACCTTCCAGCAGTACAATGATAATAATACGACCCTCATCGCCGAGATGCAAGTGATGCAGCCGCAACTGGTGATCATTTCCCTGGGTACAAATGAGGCATATGGTAGTCTGAACGCAGCGACGTTCAGATCGCAGCTGGATGATGCCGTCAGCACGATCAGGAAATATCAGCCTAAAGCCTGTATTGTACTGACAACTCCGCCTGAATGTAAGCGGGTGAGCAAAAAGGCTTATCGCAGAAAGGTGGGCAAGAAATATAAGACCTATTATAAAATAGCATATTATCCGAATCCCTATATAGCGGTAGTCACACAACAGATCATGAGCTATTGCCGGGAGAATGGACTGGCCTGCTGGAACTTCAACGCGGTGAATAAAGCAATGGCTGCCGGTTTTTCCGGTGGATGGCAGGGAGACCATATTCACTTTAACAGTCGGGGATATCAGTTACAGGGAAAGCTGCTATACGAGGCATTGCGTAACAGCTATGACAAATATTTAAAAGTAGAAAAGACTCATAAAAATATCGCTGAATGA
- a CDS encoding SGNH/GDSL hydrolase family protein, with translation MSGNNKSAYPFYITAGTLVCLVALSLIKNSFSINDFTTRPLDLLADIRKDAPIPPSVQTDTAAYAGVTAPENVDTTTGTVDSTALAAAAIPDPDHLHNFTTYTGILNYHPPVGTDSTVTAGLEHFLTALDELKAKKRKKVRIAYFGDSMIEGDLITEDLRDSLQRLFGGQGVGFVPVTSVVAGFRTTITHTFSKDWKDYSYKQLPPASLPLGISGHTFMPGESSWIKYQSVKKRGLSKFEQVSLLYGPVNSGSISVNNKSYTLSGHQAVNKLSLQMDSVNSKQVTIKWAGGSAAPLYGVSFEGDTGVYVDNFSFRGISGIELGKLSGKLLQQMQEEHPYDLIVLHYGANVLWKPELTDYDWYGGPMRKVIDSLRNDIPNASFLVISTADKSYKKSGNYVTAPGVTALLKVQHDLAKSHGTAYWNLYAAMGGHNSMIRWVEGDPVLANKDYTHFNRQGAAKVGALLYKAMMDEYKQLEHQ, from the coding sequence ATGTCTGGCAATAACAAATCTGCCTATCCTTTTTACATTACCGCGGGGACTTTAGTGTGTTTAGTGGCTTTGTCACTTATTAAGAACAGCTTCTCTATCAATGATTTTACAACCCGTCCGCTGGACTTGTTGGCCGACATTAGAAAAGATGCCCCTATACCCCCTTCAGTACAAACCGATACCGCTGCCTATGCTGGTGTAACTGCTCCGGAGAATGTGGACACAACCACCGGAACAGTAGATTCGACTGCGCTTGCCGCTGCGGCTATCCCTGATCCTGACCACCTGCATAACTTTACTACCTATACAGGTATCCTCAATTATCATCCACCAGTGGGTACTGATAGTACCGTCACTGCCGGACTGGAACACTTCCTGACCGCATTGGATGAGTTGAAAGCAAAGAAGAGAAAGAAAGTACGTATTGCCTATTTCGGTGATTCCATGATCGAGGGTGACCTCATCACGGAAGACCTGAGAGACAGTTTGCAAAGACTCTTCGGCGGGCAAGGCGTAGGGTTTGTTCCTGTGACCTCTGTTGTAGCCGGCTTCAGGACCACCATCACACATACATTCTCCAAAGACTGGAAAGACTATAGTTATAAACAACTGCCGCCAGCCAGTTTACCACTGGGTATTTCGGGCCATACCTTTATGCCTGGCGAGTCCAGCTGGATCAAATATCAGTCTGTGAAGAAACGCGGACTGAGCAAGTTTGAGCAGGTGAGCCTGTTGTATGGACCGGTCAACTCCGGTAGTATTTCTGTGAACAATAAATCATACACATTATCTGGTCATCAGGCCGTGAATAAGCTGTCGCTACAGATGGATTCTGTTAACTCCAAACAGGTGACCATTAAATGGGCTGGCGGAAGTGCCGCACCTTTGTATGGTGTTTCCTTTGAAGGCGATACGGGTGTATATGTGGACAACTTCTCTTTCCGCGGTATCAGTGGTATAGAGCTGGGTAAACTGTCCGGAAAACTGCTGCAACAGATGCAGGAGGAGCATCCGTATGACCTCATCGTATTACATTATGGCGCCAATGTGTTGTGGAAACCAGAGCTGACCGATTACGACTGGTATGGCGGACCTATGAGAAAAGTGATCGATTCATTACGTAACGATATCCCTAACGCTTCTTTCCTCGTAATAAGTACAGCTGATAAATCATACAAGAAAAGTGGAAATTATGTAACCGCACCGGGCGTAACCGCGTTGCTGAAGGTCCAGCATGATCTGGCCAAGTCGCACGGTACCGCCTACTGGAACCTGTATGCCGCCATGGGCGGTCATAACTCCATGATCCGTTGGGTAGAAGGTGATCCGGTGTTGGCCAATAAGGATTACACGCATTTTAACCGACAGGGGGCGGCCAAGGTAGGGGCGCTGCTGTATAAAGCGATGATGGATGAATATAAGCAGCTGGAGCACCAGTAA
- a CDS encoding glucosaminidase domain-containing protein has translation MTSKKMFSGGWFCAMLGILLLIGNTAYSQRSVTNYMTKYKPTAIRIMNETGIPASVILGVAMLESGMGTSKNAKYLHNHFGIVGRNTLHKKKGVTYRSRYKEFASSEASFDYFANMVKKKKWFPMLKGNTEYKLWLKHMNHGGYSSAGHEWVKRVTSMISRYKLYKLDEHMAYTGS, from the coding sequence ATGACATCTAAGAAAATGTTCAGCGGGGGATGGTTTTGTGCAATGCTGGGTATACTTTTGCTGATAGGCAACACTGCCTACTCGCAACGTTCCGTAACGAATTATATGACAAAGTATAAGCCGACGGCTATACGTATCATGAATGAGACGGGTATACCAGCAAGTGTGATATTGGGAGTGGCTATGCTGGAATCCGGAATGGGGACAAGTAAGAATGCAAAATACTTACATAATCATTTCGGGATAGTAGGACGAAACACCCTGCACAAAAAGAAAGGAGTGACTTACCGCTCCAGGTATAAAGAGTTCGCCAGCTCGGAAGCATCGTTCGATTACTTTGCCAACATGGTGAAAAAGAAAAAATGGTTCCCGATGTTGAAAGGGAATACCGAATATAAGCTCTGGCTCAAACACATGAATCATGGTGGATATTCTTCTGCCGGTCATGAGTGGGTGAAAAGAGTAACAAGTATGATCAGTCGCTATAAATTGTACAAACTGGATGAGCATATGGCATATACGGGGAGTTAA
- a CDS encoding response regulator transcription factor, whose protein sequence is MIDQAVAGKILVVDDEIDILEIISYNLKSAGYDTITAKDGSEAVQKAKVFRPDLIMLDIMMPNKNGIDTCREIRKLPEFKDTMVLFLTALNDEKSEIDGLNMGADDYIAKPIKPKLLVSRINALFRRLHKPEDQQVQLGDLIIDREKFTVTYKGQEIILAKKEFELLQLLASKPGRVFLRNEILNQVWGTEVIVGDRTIDVHIRKIRQKIGIDLITTVKGVGYKFEM, encoded by the coding sequence ATGATAGACCAAGCGGTTGCAGGCAAAATATTAGTAGTGGACGATGAAATAGATATCCTGGAAATTATCAGCTATAACCTGAAATCTGCCGGATACGACACCATCACCGCAAAAGATGGTAGCGAAGCCGTGCAGAAAGCGAAAGTATTCCGTCCTGACCTTATCATGCTTGATATCATGATGCCCAACAAAAATGGTATCGATACCTGCCGCGAGATCAGAAAACTGCCTGAATTTAAAGATACGATGGTGCTGTTCCTTACCGCACTGAATGATGAGAAATCAGAGATCGACGGTCTGAATATGGGCGCAGATGACTACATCGCAAAGCCAATTAAACCCAAATTGCTGGTAAGCCGTATCAATGCCCTGTTCCGCCGTTTACACAAACCGGAGGACCAGCAGGTACAGCTGGGTGATCTGATCATAGACCGTGAAAAGTTCACTGTCACTTATAAAGGTCAGGAAATCATTCTCGCGAAAAAGGAATTTGAGCTGCTGCAGTTACTGGCTTCAAAACCGGGCCGTGTATTCCTCCGCAACGAGATACTCAATCAGGTATGGGGTACAGAAGTGATCGTAGGCGATCGTACGATCGATGTACATATCCGTAAAATACGTCAGAAAATAGGTATTGACCTGATCACTACCGTGAAGGGCGTAGGTTACAAATTCGAAATGTAA